In Prunus dulcis chromosome 2, ALMONDv2, whole genome shotgun sequence, a single genomic region encodes these proteins:
- the LOC117619555 gene encoding pentatricopeptide repeat-containing protein At5g27270, protein MESLTYSSSFLCTTNPLLSSHCSQSNTIALKSLTSTSTSTKPKTTTNVNMNIIVKPSSSSVRPDPWSLSDGKHPDRPKPKSKNPKKPLSDDNARRIIKAKANYLSALRRNQGPQAHTPKWIKRTPEQMVSYLQDDRNGHLYGRHVVAAIKHVRALSEKAEGQYDMRTVMASFVGKLSFREMCVVLKEQKGWRQVRDLFSWMKLQLSYRPSVIVYTIVLRVYGQVGKIKLAEQTFLEMLESGCEPDEVACGTMLCTYARWGRHKAMLAFYSAVQEREILLSVAVYNFMLSSLQKKSLHGKVIEIWRQMVDIGVVPNKFTYTVVICSLVKEGLHDEALKNFIELKNAGFVPEEATYSLLISLSTKSGKYNEALRLYEDMRSLGIVPSNYTCASLLTLYYKTEDYSKALSLFSEMERKKIAADEVIYGLLIRIYGKLGLYEDAQIAFTEMEQLGLLSDQKTYLAMTQVHLNSGNCEKALEVIELMKSRKNIWLSRFAYIVLLQCYVVKEDLSSAEVTFQALSKTGLPDAGSCNDLLNLYIRLDLIEKGKDFIAQIRRDRVDLDEELCRTVMRVYCKEGMLRDAEKFVEELGTNGLYQDSRFIQTISWAMYERKEGKFLTFDQHDTVALGLVLSLYLADGNISETEKVLASLLEASSGLSIVSQLIKNFIREGDAFKAETHINQLAKLGCRVDDATVGSLISLYGKKHNLKKALEIFTAFADSPSAKKLLCNSMLDAYAKCGKPQEAYSLYKQLSEEGHDLDAVAISIVVNVLTNSGEHREAENVIRKSLEHHMELDTVAYNTFIKAMLEAGRLRFASSIYECMLSEGVIPSIQTYSTMISVYGRGRKLERAVEMFNTACSLGLSLDEKAYMNLISYCGKAGKRQEASLLFTKMREQGIKPGMVSYNIMINVYAAGGLYKEAEELFKAMQQDGCSPDSFTYLSLVRAYTESLKYTEAEETINSMPENGVYRSCAHFNLLLSAFSKMGLIGEAERIYEKLLGAGLNPDMACYQTMLRGYMDYGLVEEGIKFFEQISESVAADRFILSAAVHFYKSGGKGLEAENVLHSMSNLGISFLENLEVGSKLKS, encoded by the exons ATGGAGTCACTAACGTACTCCTCGTCCTTCCTGTGCACTACTAATCCACTGCTCTCTTCCCACTGTTCCCAATCCAATACCATCGCCTTAAAATCCTTAACCTCGACCTCGACCTCAACGAAACCTAAAACGACCACCAATGTCAATATGAATATCATAGTAAAGCCGTCCTCCTCGTCAGTGAGGCCAGACCCCTGGTCTCTCAGCGACGGTAAACACCCGGACCGCCCGAAACCCAAGTCCAAGAACCCCAAGAAGCCCCTTTCCGACGACAACGCCCGCCGCATCATCAAGGCCAAGGCCAACTACCTCAGCGCCCTCCGCAGGAACCAGGGCCCACAAGCCCACACCCCCAAATGGATTAAGAGGACCCCCGAGCAGATGGTCAGCTACTTGCAGGACGACAGGAACGGCCACCTCTACGGCCGCCACGTGGTGGCCGCCATCAAGCACGTCAGGGCGCTGTCCGAGAAGGCCGAGGGACAGTACGACATGCGCACCGTCATGGCCTCCTTTGTTGGGAAGCTCAGCTTTAGAGAAATGTGTGTGGTGCTCAAGGAGCAAAAGGGCTGGAGGCAAGTCAGGGACTTATTTTCTTGGATGAAATTGCAG TTAAGCTACCGCCCAAGTGTTATTGTCTACACAATCGTTTTGCGTGTATATGGCCAAGTTGGGAAGATCAAGCTGGCTGAGCAAACCTTCTTGGAGATGCTTGAATCTGGATGTGAACCTGATGAAGTTGCTTGTGGCACCATGCTCTGTACATATGCCAGATGGGGACGTCACAAGGCTATGCTGGCGTTTTATTCAGCTGTGCAGGAAAGGGAGATTCTGCTTTCTGTTGCtgtttataatttcatgttGTCCTCCTTGCAGAAGAAATCACTCCACGGAAAGGTCATAGAAATTTGGAGGCAGATGGTGGACATAGGAGTGGTACCTAATAAATTTACTTATACAGTAGTAATTTGCTCACTCGTCAAAGAAGGCCTCCATGACGAGGCTCTCAAGAATTTCATTGAGTTGAAGAATGCTGGATTTGTTCCTGAGGAGGCAACTTATAGTTTGCTCATCAGTTTAAGCACCAAAAGTGGCAAATATAACGAAGCACTAAGACTATATGAAGACATGAGGTCTCTAGGAATAGTCCCGAGCAACTACACCTGTGCTTCACTTCTGACATTGTATTACAAGACGGAGGATTATTCCAAAgccctttctcttttttcagaaatggaaaggaagaaaattgcAGCTGATGAGGTCATCTATGGTTTGCTCATTAGGATATATGGAAAACTTGGTCTTTATGAGGATGCTCAGATAGCATTTACTGAGATGGAGCAGCTGGGTCTACTTAGTGATCAGAAAACATATTTAGCAATGACACAAGTCCATCTCAATTCAGGGAATTGCGAGAAAGCTTTAGAAGTTATTGAACTAATGAAGTCTAGAAAAAACATTTGGCTCTCAAGATTTGCTTATATTGTCTTATTGCAGTGTTATGTTGTGAAGGAAGATCTGAGTTCTGCTGAAGTAACATTTCAGGCTCTATCCAAGACTGGACTCCCTGATGCAGGCTCTTGTAATGATTTGCTCAATTTGTATATAAGACTGGACTTAATCGAAAAGGGTAAGGATTTTATTGCCCAGATAAGAAGAGACCGGGTAGATTTGGACGAGGAACTTTGCAGGACAGTTATGAGAGTATATTGCAAGGAGGGAATGCTTAGAGATGCTGAAAAGTTTGTAGAAGAGCTGGGTACAAATGGATTATACCAGGATAGTAGATTCATCCAGACAATTTCTTGGGCTATGTATGAACGTAAGGAAGGGAAATTTTTGACCTTTGACCAGCATGACACTGTGGCCCTTGGACTGGTGCTCAGTCTCTATCTGGCAGATGGCAATATCAGTGAGACAGAAAAAGTTCTAGCATCATTACTTGAGGCTTCTAGTGGCTTATCAATTGTGAGTCAGCTCATAAAGAACTTTATTAGAGAAG GTGATGCATTTAAAGCAGAAACTCATATCAATCAATTGGCCAAGCTTGGCTGCAGAGTGGATGATGCCACAGTTGGTTCTTTGATTAGTTTATATGGGAAGAAACACAACCTGAAAAAGGCCCTGGAAATATTTACAGCATTTGCAGATTCTCCTTCGGCTAAAAAGTTACTATGCAACTCAATGCTTGATGCATATGCCAAATGTGGTAAACCACAGGAGGCATACTCACTTTACAAACAACTTTCAGAGGAAGGGCATGATCTGGATGCTGTTGCCATCAGCATAGTTGTCAATGTTTTGACTAACAGTG GAGAACATAGAGAAGCAGAGAATGTCATCCGCAAAAGCCTGGAACACCACATGGAGCTAGATACCGTGGCATACAATACTTTCATTAAGGCTATGCTGGAAGCAG GTAGATTGCGTTTTGCATCCAGTATCTATGAGTGCATGCTTTCTGAGGGGGTTATTCCATCGATTCAGACATACAGCACCATGATCAG TGTTTACGGTCGAGGTCGAAAGCTGGAAAGGGCTGTAGAGATGTTCAATACTGCTTGCAGCTTGGGTTTGTCTCTGGATGAGAAGGCATATATGAATCTCATTAGCTACTGTGGGAAAGCTG GAAAAAGGCAGGAAGCATCTCTGCTATTTACCAAAATGAGGGAACAAGGGATAAAACCTGGGATG GTCAGTTATAATATAATGATCAATGTATATGCTGCTGGGGGGCTTTATAAAGAAGCAGAGGAATTATTCAAAGCCATGCAGCAAGATGGTTGCTCACCTGACTCCTTCACCTACCTATCCCTAGTTCGAGCGTACACAGAGAGTCTGAAATACACAGAAGCAGAGGAAACCATTAACTCTATGCCAGAAAATGGTGTCTATCGTTCCTGTGCTCATTTTAACCTTTTACTCTCTGCTTTTTCCAAAATGGGATTGATAGGGGAAGCGGAAAGAATTTATGAGAAACTACTTGGAGCTGGTTTAAATCCTGACATGGCATGTTATCAGACTATGCTGAGAGGTTACATGGACTATGGACTTGTAGAAGAAGGCATCAAGTTTTTTGAACAGATAAGTGAGTCTGTAGCGGCAGACAGGTTTATTTTGAGCGCAGCTGTGCATTTTTATAAATCTGGGGGAAAGGGACTAGAAGCTGAAAACGTTTTGCATTCCATGAGTAATTTGGGTATTTCATTTCTGGAGAACCTAGAAGTTGGATCCAAGCTAAAAAGCTAA
- the LOC117619318 gene encoding pentatricopeptide repeat-containing protein At1g77170, mitochondrial: MTSLQRFMIRRCRIQGPNNTAISFADHLLTRSFFTTSLVNLDAQPNLQASTTSQDDPAKIIATQLSNCTTLQELNQIYAHVIRTHLLQLYTAPFHWNNIIRSYTRRDAPTKAIFVYLAMSRSGVLPDCYTLPIILKALCQLFAVEIGRQLHSVALRLGLDSNEYCESGFINLYSKAGEFENARNMFEQNPERKLGSWNAIIGGLSQGGRAKEAIDTFIELRKCGFLPDDVTMVSITSACGSLSDLGLALQLHKCVYQAKNVDKSDTLMLNSIIDMYGKCGRMDLAYMVFSRMEQQNVSSWTSMIVGYAMHGHVNEALECFRCMREAGVRPNHVTFVGVLSACVHGGTVQEGKFYFDMMKNTYGIKPHLQHYGCMVDLLGRAGLLEEARKMVEEMPMKANSVVWGCLMGACEKHGNVKMGEWVAKHLQELEPWNDGAYVVLSNIYASRGLWKEVERIRLIMHQRKLAKSPGYSLSTSAD; this comes from the coding sequence ATGACCTCATTACAACGCTTCATGATTCGGCGTTGCAGAATTCAAGGACCCAACAACACCGCCATTTCATTTGCAGACCATCTTCTCACCCGAAGCTTCTTCACTACAAGTCTTGTAAATTTGGATGCCCAACCCAATCTCCAAGCTTCAACAACTAGCCAAGACGACCCagcaaaaataattgcaacCCAGTTGTCAAATTGCACTACCTTACAAGAATTGAATCAAATTTATGCCCATGTTATCAGAACCCACTTGTTACAGCTTTACACCGCCCCATTTCACTGGAACAACATCATAAGGTCCTACACTCGACGAGATGCTCCAACCAAGGCAATCTTTGTTTACCTTGCTATGTCTCGTTCTGGTGTTTTGCCTGATTGTTACACCCTCCCCATTATTTTGAAAGCCCTCTGTCAACTTTTTGCTGTAGAGATTGGTAGGCAGCTTCATTCCGTCGCTCTAAGGCTGGGCCTTGACTCCAATGAGTACTGTGAGAGCGGGTTTATAAACTTATACTCAAAGGCGGGAGAATTTGAAAATGCACGCAATATGTTTGAGCAAAACCCCGAGAGAAAGTTGGGTTCTTGGAATGCCATCATTGGAGGCCTTTCACAAGGTGGGCGTGCAAAGGAGGCGATAGACACGTTCATAGAGCTCAGGAAATGTGGTTTCTTGCCGGACGATGTGACCATGGTTAGTATCACATCAGCTTGCGGTAGTTTAAGTGACTTAGGCTTGGCTCTTCAATTGCATAAATGTGTTTACCAAGCTAAAAACGTGGATAAATCGGATACCTTGATGTTAAATTCGATTATAGACATGTATGGGAAATGTGGGAGAATGGACTTGGCTTATATGGTGTTTTCAAGGATGGAGCAACAAAACGTATCGTCGTGGACATCTATGATCGTGGGTTATGCGATGCATGGGCATGTGAACGAAGCACTTGAATGCTTTCGGTGCATGAGAGAGGCAGGAGTGAGACCTAATCATGTGACCTTCGTTGGGGTACTCAGTGCATGTGTTCATGGTGGGACTGTGCAAGAGGGGAAATTTTACTTCGACATGATGAAGAATACATACGGGATAAAGCCCCACTTGCAGCATTATGGATGCATGGTGGATCTTCTTGGCAGAGCGGGATTGCTCGAGGAGGCAAGAAAAATGGTTGAGGAGATGCCAATGAAGGCAAACTCGGTAGTCTGGGGCTGCCTGATGGGTGCCTGTGAGAAACATGGGAACGTTAAGATGGGGGAGTGGGTGGCTAAGCATTTGCAAGAATTAGAACCTTGGAATGATGGGGCTTATGTTGTTTTGTCTAACATATATGCCAGTAGAGGTTTATGGAAAGAGGTTGAGCGGATACGATTGATTATGCATCAGAGAAAACTCGCTAAGTCTCCTGGTTATAGCTTGTCAACAAGTGCAGATTGA
- the LOC117618725 gene encoding NADH dehydrogenase [ubiquinone] iron-sulfur protein 6, mitochondrial, producing MASSLFRTLIRSSKLGSAGTRNFSLVRSQISNHTAKWMQDTSKKSPMELINEVPPIKVEGRIVACEGDIDPALGHPIEFICLDLDEPAICKYCGLRYVQDHHHH from the exons ATGGCGTCCAGTCTATTTAGAACCCTAATCAGATCGTCCAAATTGGGATCAGCGGGGACCAGAAATTTCAGCCTCGTCAGGAGTCAAATCAGCAACCACACCGCCAAATGGATGCAG GATACAAGCAAGAAATCTCCCATGGAGTTGATCAATGAAGTTCCACCCATCAAGGTTGAGGGCAGGATCGTTGCATGTGAAGGAG ACATTGATCCTGCACTTGGGCACCCAATTGAGTTCATATGCCTAGACCTGGATGAGCCAGCTATTTGCAAGTATTGTGGTCTTCGCTATGTTCAAGATCATCACCACCACTAG
- the LOC117620223 gene encoding ATPase family AAA domain-containing protein 3-B, translating to MAKTYALGLITAVAASASLSKNNCAYADGPFSFSPFSTPSSNASQPSSSSKQSAPSNPPSSSSTGDAAEPPPPPPKVRNDHPRTTSAGFDPEPLERGVQALEKISQSSSAKQVLEAIKKQEETRQVELNAKAAEYNALKAQFETERQRVIYDEQKKLAQHQAQTKSQMARYEDELARKRMQAENEYHRSRNQELVKLQEESSIRQEQARRATEEQIQAQRRQTEREKAEIERETIRVRAIAEAEGRAHEAKLAEDVNRRILIDRANAEREKWVSAINTTFDHIGGGLKAILTDQNKLVVAVGGVTALAAGVYTTREGAKVIWSYVDRILGQPSLIRESSKGKYPWSGLFSRSIGTLSRGGNKGHTKDGKAFGDVILHPSLQRRIEHLANATTNTKSHQAPFRNMLFYGPPGTGKTMAAREMARKSGLDYALMTGGDVAPLGPQAVTKIHELFDWAKKSRQGLLLFIDEADAFLCERNKTYMSEAQRSALNALLFRTGDQSKDIVLALATNRPGDLDSAVADRIDEVLEFPLPGEEERFKLLKLYLDKYIAQSETRKPGWFRNLFKRQPQKIEMKGLTDDMLKEAAAKTDGFSGREIAKLMASVQAAVYGSENCVLDPSLFREVVDYKVAEHQQRRKLAGGDKGSV from the exons TAGGACTTATCACAGCAGTGGCTGCCTCAGCCTCCTTATCAAAGAACAATTGTGCTTACGCTGATGGCCCTTTCAGCTTCTCACCCTTCTCTACTCCTTCTTCCAATGCTTCCCaaccctcttcttcttctaagcAATCTGCGCCGTCAAATCCACCCTCCTCGTCGTCGACCGGGGATGCTGCTGagcctcctcctcctcctccgaAGGTTCGCAATGATCATCCGAGGACAACTTCGGCTGGGTTCGATCCTGAGCCGCTGGAGCGCGGTGTTCAGGCCTTGGAAAAAATCAGCCAATCTTCTAGTGCCAAACAG GTACTTGAAGCTATAAAGAAGCAAGAAGAGACAAGGCAGGTTGAGTTGAATGCAAAGGCTGCAGAGTATAATGCACTGAAGGCCCAATTTGAAACG GAGAGACAAAGGGTCATCTATGACGAGCAGAAAAAGCTAGCTCAGCATCAAGCGCaaacaaaatcccaaatgGCTCGCTATGAGGATGAATTGGCAAGGAAGAGGATGCAG GCTGAAAATGAATACCACAGATCAAGGAACCAAGAGCTTGTAAAACTGCAAGAAGAATCATCGATTAGGCAGGAGCAAGCTCGGCGTGCGACAGAAGAACAGATCCAAGCACAGCGTCGACAGACAGAGAGGGAGAAGGCTGAGATAGAGCGTGAAACAATCAGAGTGAGGGCTATTGCAGAAGCAGAAGGGAGAGCCCATGAAGCAAAACTAGCGGAAGATGTTAACAGGAGAATACTGATAGACCGTGCAAAtgctgagagagagaaatgggtTTCTGCAATAAATACCACATTTGATCATATTGGAG GTGGCTTGAAAGCCATTCTGACAGATCAGAATAAACTTGTTGTTGCTGTTGGGGGAGTGACAGCTCTAGCTGCGGGAGTTTACACAACAAG AGAAGGTGCAAAGGTGATATGGAGCTACGTGGACAGAATATTGGGACAACCATCACTGATCAGAGAGTCCTCTAAAGGGAAGTACCCTTGGTCAGGATTATTCTCACGTTCTATTGGCACCCTGTCTCGTGGTGGCAACAAGGGTCATACAAAAGATGGGAAGGCTTTTGGTGATGTTATTTTACACCCTTCTCTTCAGAGAAGGATAGAACACTTGGCTAATGCAAccacaaatacaaaatctCATCAGGCGCCATTCAGAAACATGCTCTTCTATGGTCCTCCAGGAACAGGGAAGACAATGGCTGCTAGAGAGATGGCTCGTAAATCG GGATTGGATTATGCATTGATGACGGGAGGGGATGTTGCTCCACTTGGACCACAGGCTGTTACCAAGATACACGAGTTATTTGATTGGGCGAAAAAGTCACGGCAGGGTCTGTTGCTTTTCATCGATGAAGCTGATGCATTCTTGTGCGA GAGAAACAAAACCTATATGAGTGAAGCTCAAAGAAGCGCACTCAATGCTCTCCTATTCCGGACTGGTGACCAGTCCAAGGACATAGTCCTTGCCCTTGCCACGAACCGTCCTGGGGATCTTGATTCAGCTGTGGCAGATCGTATTGATGAAGTGCTTGAATTCCCTTTGCCTGGGGAAGAGGAGCGCTTTAAGCTGCTAAAGTTGTATCTGGACAAGTACATTGCTCAGTCTGAAACAAGAAAACCTGGTTGGTTCCGTAATTTGTTCAAGAGACAACCgcagaagatagagatgaagGGGTTGACTGATGATATGCTCAAAGAAGCAGCAGCAAAGACTGACGGATTTTCTGGGAGAGAAATAGCAAAACTGATGGCAAGTGTCCAAGCTGCGGTTTATGGGAGTGAGAATTGTGTGCTTGATCCAAGCCTATTTCGTGAAGTTGTAGACTACAAGGTCGCTGAGCATCAACAGAGAAGGAAACTGGCAGGCGGAGATAAAGGTAGCGTGTAG